One genomic segment of Raphanus sativus cultivar WK10039 unplaced genomic scaffold, ASM80110v3 Scaffold0752, whole genome shotgun sequence includes these proteins:
- the LOC108845102 gene encoding protein FAR1-RELATED SEQUENCE 3: MTWGMESKNTIPGGRVAVINLKLHDYRKFPSADMEVKFQLSSVTLEPMLRSMAYISEQLSAPANRVAVINLKLQDTETTTGESEVKFQVSRDTLGAMLRSMAYIREQLSIVGELQTEPQGKKQRK, from the exons ATGACTTGGGGGATGGAGAGTAAGAATACAATCCCGGGTGGTAGAGTTGCAGTTATCAATTTAAAG TTGCACGATTACAGAAAGTTTCCCTCGGCAGATATGGAGGTCAAGTTTCAGCTGTCTAGCGTTACACTTGAACCTATGTTAAGGTCTATGGCTTACATCAGCGAACAACTCTCAGCTCCAGCGAATAGAGTAGCTGTCATCAATTTGAAG CTGCAAGACACTGAGACAACAACAGGAGAATCAGAGGTCAAATTTCAGGTGTCCAGGGATACACTAGGGGCAATGTTGAGATCAATGGCTTATATCCGTGAGCAGCTCTCTATTGTT GGAGAGCTACAGACAGAACCACAAGGGAAGAAGCAACGCAAGTGA